A window of Ignavibacteriales bacterium contains these coding sequences:
- a CDS encoding alpha-1,2-fucosyltransferase, with protein MTNYEKAKNSDIIKVILKNYKSIGEILEYIQSRGENYYKMPIFKERSLSYDDNYLLSLKDVYFWGYWQSEKYFKSIEGILRKEISLINKLDVQNAELAKLIANSESVCVHIRNGDYFYDEKIRNNIGILPIEYYYIAIDCILREVNNPHFYIFSNNIKWVNENFKIKQPHTIISNNSEKSHLDLYLMSQCKHFITANSSFSWWGAWLSDAKNKIVYTPNPWCKNPLYNPVDIHPSNWKKISVNLL; from the coding sequence TTGACAAATTATGAAAAAGCGAAAAATTCTGATATAATTAAAGTTATATTAAAAAATTACAAAAGCATCGGCGAAATTCTTGAATATATCCAATCAAGGGGAGAAAATTATTATAAGATGCCAATATTTAAGGAAAGGTCGTTATCGTATGATGATAATTACCTCCTTTCATTAAAAGATGTATACTTCTGGGGTTATTGGCAGTCCGAAAAATATTTTAAAAGCATAGAAGGTATTTTAAGAAAGGAAATATCTTTAATAAATAAATTGGATGTCCAAAATGCAGAACTGGCAAAACTTATTGCAAATTCTGAGTCGGTCTGTGTGCATATAAGAAACGGCGATTATTTCTACGATGAAAAAATTAGAAATAATATTGGTATTCTCCCTATTGAATATTATTATATAGCAATTGATTGTATTCTCAGGGAAGTAAATAATCCCCACTTTTATATTTTTTCTAACAATATAAAGTGGGTAAATGAGAATTTTAAAATTAAACAACCCCATACTATTATTTCTAATAACAGTGAAAAAAGCCATTTGGACTTGTATTTAATGAGTCAATGTAAACATTTTATTACTGCCAATAGCAGTTTTAGCTGGTGGGGTGCCTGGTTATCTGATGCAAAAAATAAAATAGTGTATACTCCCAATCCGTGGTGTAAAAATCCTTTATACAATCCGGTTGATATTCATCCTTCAAATTGGAAGAAAATATCCGTTAATTTGCTTTAG
- a CDS encoding DUF268 domain-containing protein, which yields MKKILKKSFLLIENRIRYYFGIRQEYSGIQIPKELLNEYSMNGEVDVEYSFRNDFYSDKTPRVYTKAMVDSLIEDVKNGSINYYGKTGKWLIMALKKYSIKEHNTVVMGSVAPHCESISLAFGAKKCTVIEYNEILSEHPSIITIKPTEYDINKIQFDSAFSISSFEHDGLGRYGDPLDPNADLIMMSKMKIILKQRGIIFLSVPIGKDTFVWNEHRIYGRKRLPLLIEGWKLLDSFGYKDKLLDKPTYFGKDFIQPIFVLQNL from the coding sequence ATGAAAAAAATTCTAAAAAAAAGTTTTCTTTTAATTGAGAATCGAATTAGATATTATTTTGGAATAAGACAAGAATATTCTGGAATTCAAATTCCCAAAGAATTGCTCAACGAATATTCGATGAATGGTGAAGTTGATGTAGAATATAGTTTTCGAAATGATTTTTATTCCGATAAAACTCCAAGAGTATATACCAAGGCTATGGTAGATTCCTTAATTGAAGATGTAAAAAATGGATCAATTAATTATTATGGTAAAACAGGAAAATGGTTGATAATGGCTTTGAAAAAATATTCTATAAAGGAGCATAACACTGTAGTTATGGGATCAGTAGCCCCACATTGTGAAAGTATTTCCTTGGCATTTGGTGCTAAAAAATGTACTGTAATAGAGTATAATGAAATATTATCAGAACATCCATCTATAATTACTATAAAACCGACCGAGTATGATATTAATAAGATTCAGTTTGATAGCGCATTCTCAATTTCCTCATTCGAACATGATGGACTTGGAAGATATGGAGATCCTTTGGACCCCAATGCTGATTTAATTATGATGAGTAAAATGAAAATAATTCTAAAGCAACGTGGAATAATATTTTTATCAGTTCCAATTGGTAAAGATACTTTTGTCTGGAATGAACATCGCATATATGGAAGAAAGCGACTACCATTACTTATAGAAGGATGGAAATTACTAGATTCATTTGGTTATAAAGATAAATTGCTCGATAAACCAACATATTTTGGAAAAGATTTTATTCAACCTATCTTTGTTCTTCAAAATTTATGA
- a CDS encoding methyltransferase domain-containing protein gives MFFPQKIRNIEKNDLVLEVGPGADPFKRSDILLEKKFSNEIETRSQRADKGKIKTNKQIVFFDGKNFPFKNKTFDYVICSHVLEHVEEVDTFVFEITRVGRKGYLEFPTIYYDYIYNFGVHKTFLIFYNGVLCWMPKCETNLDNFLGVQTFFYKANLAGRKNIIKEFKKYFFQGFEWFSTLKSERVYDINRIVYPEQEVRFKATILQRLKNILRKK, from the coding sequence ATGTTTTTTCCCCAAAAAATTAGAAATATAGAAAAAAATGATCTTGTGCTAGAGGTAGGTCCGGGTGCTGATCCATTCAAAAGATCAGACATTTTATTAGAAAAAAAATTTTCAAATGAAATTGAAACAAGATCTCAACGAGCTGATAAAGGAAAGATAAAAACAAATAAACAAATTGTTTTTTTCGACGGGAAGAATTTCCCTTTCAAAAACAAAACATTCGATTACGTGATTTGTTCCCACGTCCTTGAACATGTTGAGGAAGTTGATACTTTTGTTTTTGAAATAACTCGAGTTGGTAGAAAGGGTTATCTTGAATTCCCAACAATATATTATGACTATATTTATAATTTCGGGGTACATAAAACATTTCTAATATTTTACAATGGGGTTTTATGCTGGATGCCAAAATGTGAAACTAATTTAGATAACTTTTTAGGCGTTCAGACCTTCTTTTACAAGGCTAATTTAGCCGGGAGAAAAAATATAATAAAAGAGTTTAAGAAATATTTTTTCCAAGGATTTGAATGGTTTTCAACACTGAAATCTGAACGAGTTTATGACATAAATAGAATAGTTTATCCGGAACAAGAAGTTCGTTTTAAAGCAACTATCCTCCAGAGATTAAAAAATATATTAAGAAAGAAATAA